One region of Aurantimonas sp. HBX-1 genomic DNA includes:
- a CDS encoding exopolysaccharide biosynthesis protein: MSSPEASAPPSARAPTAAFARLRESLRRRRGKRQRRISAILRSYSHRDREVPTIGDLSEAFDARSFGAFFIVFGGVNLIPLPPGTSLVFGVPLLLFTIQLAIGRHRLWLPQRVRNIRLKPETLSMLMVRLGPYLRKVERLARHRYWPEPEWVVLSAIGWFAFVMALLVAIPFPLTNMFPGVSIALAGVAITARDGLWLIASIVVGVASALFLAGIYGAALFAFLQLL, encoded by the coding sequence ATGTCCTCACCCGAAGCATCCGCTCCCCCATCCGCGCGCGCCCCCACCGCCGCTTTCGCGCGCCTTCGGGAATCGCTCCGGCGCCGCAGGGGCAAGCGCCAGCGCCGCATCTCGGCGATCCTGCGCTCCTACAGCCACCGCGACCGCGAAGTGCCGACGATCGGGGACCTGTCGGAAGCCTTCGACGCCCGCTCCTTCGGCGCCTTCTTCATCGTCTTCGGGGGCGTCAACCTGATTCCGCTGCCGCCCGGCACCTCGCTGGTGTTCGGCGTGCCGCTGCTGCTCTTCACGATCCAGCTGGCGATCGGCCGGCACCGGCTGTGGCTGCCCCAGCGGGTGCGCAACATCCGGCTGAAGCCCGAGACGCTGAGCATGCTGATGGTGCGGCTCGGCCCGTACCTCCGCAAGGTGGAACGGCTGGCGCGCCATCGCTATTGGCCGGAACCCGAATGGGTCGTGCTGTCGGCGATCGGCTGGTTCGCCTTCGTTATGGCCCTGCTGGTGGCGATCCCCTTCCCGCTCACCAACATGTTCCCCGGCGTCTCCATCGCGCTGGCAGGCGTGGCCATCACGGCTCGCGACGGGCTCTGGCTGATCGCCTCGATCGTCGTCGGCGTCGCCTCAGCGCTCTTCCTCGCCGGCATCTACGGCGCCGCCCTCTTCGCTTTCCTGCAGCTCCTGTAG
- a CDS encoding virulence factor: protein MAELQIVYWRDIPAQVIVRQGRRTARRELPKRFIEAVDMCAMRVGAKDSDAYLAEWRRASAEREAEDLEGEADRAAAEIDSAYDMQRLRSLIDNAGRET from the coding sequence ATGGCAGAACTGCAGATCGTCTACTGGCGTGACATCCCGGCCCAGGTGATCGTGAGACAGGGCCGCAGGACGGCGCGCCGCGAACTGCCGAAACGCTTCATCGAGGCGGTCGACATGTGCGCGATGCGGGTCGGCGCCAAGGATTCCGACGCCTATCTGGCGGAATGGCGCCGGGCGAGCGCCGAGCGGGAAGCCGAGGATCTCGAGGGCGAGGCGGACCGCGCCGCCGCCGAGATCGACTCCGCCTACGACATGCAGCGACTACGTTCACTCATCGACAATGCGGGGCGCGAGACATGA
- a CDS encoding methylenetetrahydrofolate reductase, with product MSLSLPATRDVIPASVEVAPRQAMRSSDLPGLFPPGTRTYLTDVGVDSLRDFVAATCRLADLGYIPVPHIPARRIRSRAELETRIRAYAEEAGVTDVLVIGGGLDRPAGPYTSTMEVLESGLLDRHGIGEVGVAGHPEGSPEFSLATAEAALRLKQDFRERTGARMRIVTQFGFDPDVYVAWAMAVRESGIGLPIHIGVAGPASITTLIRYAALCGVGSSVTFLKKRGGALTALAAQHSPESVVGPIERHWRQTPESPIRQIHVFPFGGLTQSAAWLRERGSWPAAGGVRDQALG from the coding sequence ATGAGCCTGTCCCTTCCGGCGACACGAGACGTCATCCCCGCATCGGTCGAGGTGGCCCCTCGGCAGGCGATGCGATCGAGCGACCTGCCCGGCCTCTTTCCGCCTGGCACGCGCACCTACCTGACCGATGTCGGCGTCGACAGCCTCAGGGATTTCGTCGCCGCCACGTGCCGTCTCGCCGACCTCGGCTACATACCGGTTCCGCACATTCCGGCCCGCCGGATCCGGTCGCGCGCCGAACTCGAGACGCGGATCCGGGCCTATGCCGAGGAAGCCGGCGTCACCGACGTGCTGGTGATCGGTGGCGGCCTCGACCGTCCGGCCGGCCCCTACACGTCGACGATGGAGGTCCTGGAGAGCGGCCTGCTCGACCGTCACGGCATCGGCGAGGTCGGCGTCGCCGGCCATCCGGAGGGCTCGCCCGAATTCTCGCTCGCCACCGCGGAAGCCGCGCTGCGGCTGAAGCAGGACTTCCGCGAGCGTACCGGCGCCCGCATGCGGATCGTCACCCAGTTCGGCTTCGACCCCGACGTCTACGTGGCCTGGGCGATGGCGGTGCGGGAAAGCGGCATCGGACTGCCGATCCATATCGGTGTCGCCGGCCCGGCCTCGATCACCACGCTGATCCGCTATGCCGCGCTATGCGGGGTCGGCAGTTCCGTCACGTTCCTGAAGAAGCGCGGCGGCGCCCTGACGGCGCTGGCGGCGCAGCATTCGCCTGAATCCGTCGTCGGCCCGATCGAACGGCACTGGCGGCAGACACCGGAATCGCCGATCCGGCAGATTCACGTCTTCCCCTTCGGCGGCCTGACGCAGTCGGCGGCGTGGCTGCGCGAGCGCGGCTCGTGGCCGGCCGCGGGCGGCGTCCGCGACCAGGCGCTGGGCTGA
- a CDS encoding methyltetrahydrofolate cobalamin methyltransferase, whose protein sequence is MTRTIVASARREIVIGFDEPFCVIGERINPTGRKKLAAEMVAGNFETVTSDVLAQVAAGATMLDVNAGVTAVDPNVSEPPLLVETIRLVQSLTDLPISIDSSVSPAIRAALEVAEGRPLVNSVTGEMEKLEAILPLIKKYDVPVVAISNDENGISEDPDVRFAVAQRIVRHAADYGIRPCDIVVDPLVMPIGAMGTAGRQVFALVRRLREELGVNTICGASNISFGLPHRHGINAAFLPMAIAAGMTSAIMNPCRPQEMEAVRAANVLMGNDPSCMNWIRSYRDAVPSAVAVAAAPAMATGRRRGGREARRPTT, encoded by the coding sequence ATGACCCGCACCATCGTCGCTTCCGCCCGCCGCGAGATCGTCATCGGCTTCGACGAGCCGTTCTGCGTCATCGGCGAACGGATCAATCCGACCGGCCGCAAGAAGCTGGCGGCGGAAATGGTCGCCGGCAATTTCGAGACGGTGACCAGCGACGTCCTCGCGCAGGTCGCGGCGGGCGCCACCATGCTCGACGTCAATGCCGGCGTGACGGCCGTCGATCCGAACGTCTCGGAGCCGCCACTGCTGGTCGAGACGATCAGGCTGGTGCAGAGCCTCACCGATCTGCCGATCTCGATCGATTCCTCGGTCTCGCCGGCGATCCGGGCGGCGCTCGAGGTGGCCGAGGGCCGCCCGCTGGTCAACTCGGTGACCGGCGAGATGGAGAAGTTGGAAGCCATCCTGCCGCTGATCAAGAAGTACGACGTGCCGGTGGTGGCGATCTCCAACGACGAGAACGGCATCTCGGAAGATCCGGACGTGCGCTTCGCGGTGGCCCAGCGGATCGTCCGCCATGCGGCCGATTACGGCATCAGGCCCTGCGACATCGTCGTCGACCCGCTGGTGATGCCGATCGGCGCGATGGGCACGGCGGGGCGCCAGGTCTTCGCGCTCGTCCGACGGCTGCGCGAGGAACTCGGCGTCAACACGATCTGCGGCGCCTCGAACATCTCCTTCGGCCTGCCGCATCGCCACGGCATCAACGCCGCCTTCCTGCCGATGGCGATCGCAGCCGGGATGACTTCGGCGATCATGAACCCTTGCCGGCCGCAGGAGATGGAAGCGGTGCGCGCCGCCAACGTGCTGATGGGCAACGACCCGTCCTGCATGAACTGGATCCGCAGCTATCGCGACGCCGTTCCGTCGGCGGTGGCCGTCGCCGCCGCCCCCGCGATGGCCACCGGGCGCCGCCGCGGCGGCCGCGAAGCCCGCCGGCCAACGACGTGA
- a CDS encoding ASKHA domain-containing protein, with protein sequence MSDAADPLVLFMPSGRRGHFARGTLLIAAARSLGVHVESVCGGRGICGRCQVEVVEGAFAKHKIVSAADHLSPVAATEIRYAEKRILKPGRRLSCSATIEGDLVVDLPSDMAVNTAVVRKAVDTRVFPRDPAIRLLFVEVPEPDMHAPLGDLDRVFAALEADWGLARPTVEPSVLPLLQKTLRDGSWQVTCAVAHDREEDRPHLMAVYPGLKNEAYGIAVDIGSTTIALSLSSLLSGATIAATGAPNPQIRFGEDLMSRVSYVMMNPGGRGEMTRAVREAVQAMIDTVAAEANVSTGDIMDCVFVGNPVMHHLFLGIDPTELGQAPFALALSGALALPAASLDLTLHPAARAYMLPCIAGHVGADAAAATLSEGPHRQDETMLLVDVGTNAEIVLGNRERLLAASSPTGPAFEGAEISCGQRAAPGAIERVRIDPVTLEPRFKVIGIDIWSDDPGFPEAAAALGVTGICGSGIVEVVAEMFLAGIVTEDGVIDGGLAARSPRIVQSGRTFAYVLHETAQRTLTILQTDIRAIQLAKAALYAGIKLLIDKLTGPGRTVRIDRIALAGAFGSFIEPRYAMVLGLVPDCDLERCKAVGNAAGAGARMALLNRAYRREIEARVSGIEKIETALEPAFQEHFVAAMAFPNKHDAFPSLARVQALPNRDAAGMPLPGQGMSASGTPERGRRGGRAGRTA encoded by the coding sequence ATGAGCGACGCGGCAGATCCGCTCGTCCTGTTCATGCCCTCGGGGCGGCGCGGACATTTTGCCCGCGGCACCCTGCTGATCGCCGCCGCCCGCTCGCTGGGCGTGCATGTCGAGAGCGTCTGCGGCGGACGCGGCATTTGCGGCCGCTGCCAGGTGGAGGTCGTCGAGGGCGCCTTCGCCAAGCACAAGATCGTCTCGGCCGCCGACCATCTGTCGCCGGTCGCGGCGACGGAAATCCGCTACGCGGAAAAGCGCATCCTGAAGCCCGGGCGGCGTCTGTCCTGCTCCGCCACGATCGAGGGCGACCTCGTCGTCGACCTGCCTTCCGACATGGCGGTCAACACGGCGGTGGTGCGCAAGGCGGTCGATACGCGGGTCTTCCCGCGCGACCCGGCGATCCGCCTGCTCTTCGTCGAGGTGCCGGAGCCCGACATGCATGCCCCGCTGGGCGATCTCGACCGTGTGTTCGCGGCGCTGGAAGCCGACTGGGGCCTTGCCCGCCCGACGGTCGAGCCATCCGTGCTGCCGCTGCTGCAGAAGACGCTGCGCGACGGCTCCTGGCAGGTGACCTGCGCCGTCGCGCACGACCGGGAGGAAGATCGCCCGCATCTGATGGCAGTCTACCCGGGCCTCAAGAACGAGGCGTACGGCATCGCCGTCGACATCGGCTCGACCACCATCGCGCTTTCGCTCTCCTCGCTGCTCTCGGGCGCGACCATCGCGGCGACCGGCGCGCCCAATCCGCAGATCCGCTTCGGCGAGGACCTGATGAGCCGGGTGTCCTACGTCATGATGAACCCCGGCGGCCGGGGCGAGATGACGCGGGCCGTCCGCGAGGCGGTGCAGGCGATGATCGACACCGTCGCCGCCGAGGCTAATGTCTCCACCGGCGACATCATGGACTGCGTCTTCGTCGGCAATCCCGTGATGCATCACCTGTTTCTCGGCATCGACCCGACCGAGCTCGGCCAGGCGCCCTTCGCGCTGGCCCTGTCGGGAGCCCTGGCGCTGCCGGCGGCCAGCCTCGACCTGACGCTGCATCCGGCGGCGAGGGCCTACATGCTGCCCTGCATCGCCGGCCATGTCGGGGCCGACGCCGCCGCGGCAACGCTGTCGGAGGGCCCGCACCGCCAGGACGAGACGATGCTGCTGGTCGATGTCGGCACCAATGCCGAGATCGTGCTGGGCAATCGCGAGCGGCTTCTCGCTGCCTCCTCGCCCACCGGCCCGGCCTTCGAAGGCGCCGAGATCTCCTGCGGCCAGCGCGCCGCCCCGGGCGCGATCGAGCGCGTGCGCATCGACCCGGTCACGCTGGAGCCGCGCTTCAAGGTGATCGGCATCGACATCTGGTCGGACGATCCGGGATTTCCCGAGGCCGCCGCCGCGCTCGGCGTGACCGGCATCTGCGGCTCCGGCATCGTCGAGGTGGTCGCCGAGATGTTCCTCGCCGGCATCGTCACCGAGGATGGCGTCATCGACGGCGGCCTTGCGGCTCGCTCGCCCCGCATCGTGCAGAGCGGGCGGACCTTCGCCTACGTCCTGCACGAGACGGCGCAGCGGACGCTGACCATCCTGCAGACCGACATCCGCGCCATCCAGCTGGCCAAGGCAGCCCTCTACGCCGGAATCAAGCTCCTGATCGACAAGCTAACCGGTCCGGGCCGCACGGTGCGGATCGACCGGATCGCGCTGGCCGGCGCCTTCGGGTCGTTCATCGAGCCGCGCTACGCCATGGTGCTGGGGCTGGTGCCGGACTGCGACCTCGAGCGGTGCAAGGCGGTCGGCAATGCCGCCGGCGCCGGCGCCCGCATGGCGCTGCTCAACCGCGCCTATCGCCGCGAGATCGAGGCGAGGGTCAGCGGCATCGAGAAGATCGAGACGGCGCTGGAACCCGCATTCCAGGAGCATTTCGTCGCGGCCATGGCGTTTCCCAACAAGCACGACGCGTTTCCGTCGCTGGCCCGCGTGCAGGCGCTGCCGAACCGCGACGCGGCCGGCATGCCGCTGCCGGGCCAGGGGATGTCGGCGTCCGGCACGCCGGAGCGGGGCCGGCGCGGCGGGCGGGCCGGCCGGACGGCCTGA
- a CDS encoding DUF6481 family protein: MKPIDSDFADRRKTANEAKQALLEKAKARLNSPQAEKAREERAAVVAAREERQAQKRAEDEQKQREEEAREVEREAARQAEEEAKKADQNRLIDQMVSDEAARKAERDAKYASRKARQGKK; the protein is encoded by the coding sequence ATGAAGCCGATCGACAGCGATTTCGCCGACCGCCGCAAGACCGCCAACGAGGCCAAGCAGGCACTCCTTGAGAAGGCCAAGGCGCGTCTCAACAGCCCGCAGGCCGAGAAGGCCCGCGAGGAGCGCGCCGCCGTCGTCGCCGCGCGCGAGGAGCGCCAGGCGCAGAAGCGTGCGGAAGACGAGCAGAAGCAGCGCGAGGAAGAGGCCCGCGAGGTCGAGCGCGAGGCCGCTCGCCAGGCCGAGGAAGAAGCCAAGAAGGCCGACCAGAATCGCCTGATCGACCAGATGGTTTCCGACGAGGCCGCCCGGAAGGCCGAGCGCGACGCCAAATATGCCAGCCGCAAGGCCCGCCAGGGCAAGAAATAG
- a CDS encoding GlxA family transcriptional regulator, with protein MIAFATAIEPLRIANRIVGREIYRWRLASPDGRPVPASNGVEVAVSASVEDERRALPGERRPSMVFACSGILVEDFADRSTLSYLREAHQRGVSVGGLCTAAWILARAGLLADRRCAIHWENLPGFAEAFPRADVYADLFEIDHNIYTCAGGTASLDMMLALIGHDLGDDVVNRVCEQALTDRVRSAHDRQRLPLRARLGIQHGKVLRVIEIMEANLSDPLSLVEIARHVGLSRRQVERLFDKEMGRSPARYYLEIRLDRARHLLVQSQLPIVEIAVACGFVSASHFSKCYRELYDRSPQQERAARAALTPA; from the coding sequence ATGATCGCCTTCGCGACGGCGATCGAGCCCTTGCGGATCGCCAACCGCATCGTCGGCCGCGAGATCTACCGCTGGCGCCTGGCTTCCCCGGACGGCCGGCCGGTGCCGGCCTCGAACGGCGTCGAGGTCGCAGTCTCCGCCTCCGTCGAGGACGAACGCCGGGCGCTGCCGGGCGAACGCCGGCCGTCGATGGTGTTCGCCTGTTCCGGCATCCTGGTCGAGGACTTCGCCGACCGCAGCACCCTCTCCTACCTTCGCGAAGCGCATCAGCGCGGTGTTTCCGTGGGCGGCCTGTGCACGGCCGCCTGGATCCTCGCGCGGGCCGGGCTGCTCGCCGACCGGCGCTGCGCCATCCACTGGGAAAACCTGCCGGGCTTCGCCGAAGCCTTCCCCCGCGCCGACGTCTATGCCGACCTCTTCGAGATCGACCACAACATCTACACCTGCGCCGGCGGCACCGCCTCGCTCGACATGATGCTGGCGCTGATCGGCCACGACCTCGGCGACGACGTGGTCAACCGGGTCTGCGAACAGGCGCTCACCGACCGCGTGCGCAGCGCCCACGACCGGCAGCGCCTGCCGCTCCGGGCACGGCTCGGCATCCAGCACGGCAAGGTGCTGCGGGTGATCGAGATCATGGAAGCCAATCTCTCCGACCCGCTGTCGCTGGTGGAGATCGCCCGGCATGTCGGGCTCTCGCGCCGGCAGGTCGAACGGCTGTTCGACAAGGAGATGGGGCGCTCGCCGGCGCGCTATTACCTGGAGATCCGGCTCGACCGGGCCCGCCATCTGCTGGTGCAGTCGCAATTGCCGATCGTCGAGATCGCCGTCGCCTGCGGCTTCGTCTCGGCCTCGCATTTCTCCAAATGCTACCGCGAGCTCTACGACCGATCGCCGCAGCAGGAGCGTGCCGCCCGGGCGGCGCTAACCCCGGCCTAG
- a CDS encoding DUF1194 domain-containing protein, whose amino-acid sequence MRHGIRSLAALSIGLAAAVTIAASSPAAAQQRGLGDLGATRAPAAESGTKVDVELVLAVDVSWSMDRGEQEIQRAGYAAAFRSEDVQKAIMNGLNGRVAVSYIEWAGSFSQSVVVPWTLIDSRESADGFAYRLQTEEPERERRTSVAAAIDFAVPMFDRNGFDGLRRVIDISGDGPNNQGRPVTDARDHAVGRGVTINGLPLMTSGSYASWGSIPDLDLYYEACVIGGPGAFMIPVNDWSQFPEAVRRKLVMELAGDWDVEAEDGARVIRTQNGEDVDCLIGERMWQDRQQRWMDGYQ is encoded by the coding sequence ATGCGCCATGGGATCCGCAGTCTCGCAGCCCTGTCGATTGGCCTCGCCGCCGCCGTGACGATTGCGGCGTCCTCGCCTGCCGCCGCCCAGCAACGCGGTCTCGGCGACTTGGGCGCGACGCGCGCGCCGGCCGCCGAAAGCGGCACCAAGGTCGATGTCGAGCTGGTCCTGGCGGTCGACGTCTCCTGGTCGATGGATCGCGGCGAGCAGGAGATCCAGCGCGCCGGTTATGCAGCCGCCTTCCGCAGCGAGGACGTGCAGAAGGCGATCATGAACGGCCTCAACGGACGCGTTGCCGTCTCCTACATCGAATGGGCCGGCAGTTTCTCGCAGTCCGTGGTGGTGCCCTGGACGCTGATCGACTCGCGCGAATCGGCCGACGGCTTTGCCTACCGGCTGCAGACGGAGGAACCCGAGCGCGAGCGGCGCACCTCCGTCGCCGCGGCCATCGACTTCGCCGTCCCGATGTTCGACCGCAACGGCTTCGACGGCCTGCGGCGGGTGATCGACATCTCCGGCGACGGCCCGAACAACCAGGGAAGGCCGGTGACCGACGCCCGCGACCACGCGGTCGGGCGCGGCGTGACGATCAACGGCCTGCCGCTGATGACCTCCGGCAGCTATGCCTCATGGGGCTCGATCCCCGATCTCGACCTCTACTACGAAGCCTGCGTCATCGGCGGGCCGGGCGCCTTCATGATCCCGGTGAACGACTGGTCGCAGTTTCCGGAAGCGGTCCGCCGCAAGCTGGTGATGGAGCTCGCCGGCGACTGGGACGTCGAGGCCGAAGACGGGGCGCGGGTGATCCGGACGCAAAACGGCGAGGACGTCGACTGCCTGATCGGCGAGCGCATGTGGCAGGACCGCCAGCAGCGCTGGATGGACGGCTACCAGTAG
- a CDS encoding FAD-dependent oxidoreductase, with amino-acid sequence MESRARAVVIGGGVVGVSTLYHLAKKGWSDSILVERKELTSGSTWHAAGLLPLFNMSYSVGQLHRYSVRFYRELQEETGMNVGFSNVTNIRLARTRDRWDEFQYYAGIAETIGVKVNMLTPDAVKAVWPLCETDGILGAIQHPDDGYIQPADLTQALAKGARGLGAKIYRNTAVTAIGQLASGEWSVTTDKGTIVCQHVVSATGNFARRTGRMVGLDLPVIPVEHQYIVTEPHPAIVERRRQGLPEMGVLRESDSSWYMREENGGLLLGPYEKGAPCCYIDGPDDASEYELFQEDLDRLMPHVEAAIARVPAFGEVGIKKVYNGAIAYTPDGSPIVGPAPGLDGFWLNEGHSFGITAAGGAGWQLAEWIVDGQPTVDMVGVDPRRFGPYATEGYLIAKNEEAYANVFTTHYPDEERPAGRPLKTSPSYDRQKALGAVFGSVYGWERANWFAPEGLSVSRQELDLGAEVLTNENHAPADSNGVIREKWSFRRSNYFEHVGNEVRAVSEVVGLLDLTAFAKMEVSGPGARAWLDSILANRIPRTRGRIALCHLLTETGGVRAEFTVYEWAPGRFYLVSAGGYERIDHDNLRRLLPADGSVSLTLLTERFGVLVLAGPRARDVLAKLTRSDLSNAAFPWLTGKPISVGIASAHALRVNFVGELGWELHHPIGMQNALYDALMAAGAEFGIRPFGIRAMNAMALEKSYRQLPRELSIEYNAFESGLERFVHPNKGDFLGRDAVVRAREEGLRWCFATLEVHDVADADARGSEPIYAGGVMVGRATNGGYGWRVGKSLALAMLEPAHAAPGTRLEIRILGRLHPATVIDESPFDPDNERLKA; translated from the coding sequence ATGGAATCGCGCGCGCGGGCGGTGGTGATCGGGGGCGGGGTGGTTGGCGTATCGACCCTCTACCATCTGGCGAAGAAGGGCTGGAGCGACAGCATCCTCGTCGAGCGCAAGGAACTGACGTCCGGCTCCACCTGGCATGCCGCCGGGCTGCTGCCGCTGTTCAACATGAGCTACTCGGTCGGGCAGCTGCACCGCTATTCGGTGCGCTTCTACCGCGAGCTGCAGGAAGAGACCGGCATGAATGTCGGCTTCTCCAACGTCACCAACATCCGCCTTGCCCGCACCAGGGACCGCTGGGACGAGTTCCAGTATTATGCCGGCATCGCCGAGACGATCGGCGTCAAGGTCAACATGCTGACGCCGGATGCGGTGAAGGCGGTCTGGCCGCTCTGCGAGACCGACGGCATCCTCGGTGCGATCCAGCACCCGGATGATGGCTACATCCAGCCCGCCGACCTGACGCAGGCGCTGGCCAAGGGCGCCCGCGGTCTTGGCGCGAAGATCTACCGGAACACGGCCGTGACGGCGATCGGGCAGCTCGCCTCCGGCGAATGGTCGGTGACGACCGACAAGGGCACCATCGTCTGCCAGCACGTCGTCTCGGCGACCGGCAATTTCGCCCGCCGCACCGGCCGCATGGTCGGGCTCGACCTGCCGGTGATCCCGGTGGAACACCAGTACATCGTCACCGAGCCGCATCCGGCGATCGTCGAGCGCAGGCGCCAGGGCCTGCCGGAGATGGGCGTGCTGCGCGAGAGCGACTCGTCCTGGTACATGCGCGAGGAGAACGGCGGCCTTCTGCTCGGCCCGTACGAGAAGGGCGCGCCCTGCTGCTATATCGATGGGCCGGACGATGCCTCCGAATACGAGCTGTTCCAGGAGGACCTCGACCGGCTGATGCCGCATGTCGAGGCGGCGATCGCCCGCGTTCCGGCCTTCGGCGAGGTCGGCATCAAGAAGGTCTATAACGGCGCCATCGCCTACACGCCCGACGGCTCGCCCATCGTCGGCCCGGCGCCCGGCCTCGACGGCTTCTGGCTGAACGAGGGCCATTCCTTCGGCATCACCGCGGCGGGCGGGGCCGGCTGGCAGCTCGCCGAATGGATCGTCGACGGGCAGCCGACCGTCGACATGGTCGGCGTCGACCCGCGGCGCTTCGGCCCCTACGCCACCGAAGGCTACCTCATCGCTAAGAACGAGGAGGCCTACGCCAATGTCTTCACCACGCATTATCCCGACGAGGAGCGCCCCGCCGGACGGCCGCTAAAGACCTCGCCCTCCTACGACCGTCAGAAGGCGCTCGGTGCCGTCTTCGGCTCGGTCTACGGCTGGGAGCGCGCCAACTGGTTCGCGCCGGAGGGCCTCTCGGTCTCGAGGCAGGAGCTCGACCTCGGCGCCGAGGTGCTGACCAACGAGAACCACGCGCCGGCGGACTCGAACGGCGTCATCCGCGAGAAATGGTCGTTCCGCCGCTCAAACTATTTCGAACATGTCGGCAACGAGGTGAGGGCGGTGTCGGAGGTCGTCGGCCTGCTCGACCTCACGGCCTTCGCAAAGATGGAGGTCTCCGGCCCCGGCGCCCGTGCCTGGCTCGATTCGATCCTCGCCAACCGCATCCCTAGGACGCGGGGCCGGATCGCGCTCTGCCATCTGCTGACCGAGACCGGCGGCGTGCGCGCCGAGTTCACCGTCTACGAATGGGCGCCGGGCCGCTTCTATCTGGTGTCGGCCGGCGGCTACGAGCGGATCGACCACGACAATCTGCGCCGGCTCCTGCCCGCCGACGGCTCGGTCTCGCTGACCCTGCTGACCGAGCGGTTCGGCGTGCTGGTGCTGGCGGGGCCGCGCGCCCGCGACGTGCTGGCGAAGCTGACGCGCAGCGACCTTTCCAACGCCGCCTTTCCCTGGCTGACCGGCAAGCCGATCTCTGTCGGGATCGCCAGCGCCCATGCACTGCGGGTGAATTTCGTCGGCGAGCTCGGCTGGGAGCTGCACCACCCGATCGGCATGCAGAACGCGCTCTACGACGCGCTGATGGCCGCCGGTGCCGAGTTCGGCATCAGGCCGTTCGGCATCAGGGCGATGAACGCCATGGCGCTGGAGAAGTCCTACCGCCAGCTGCCGCGCGAACTGTCCATCGAATACAACGCCTTCGAGTCGGGACTCGAGCGGTTCGTTCACCCGAACAAGGGCGACTTCCTCGGCCGCGACGCGGTGGTGCGGGCGCGGGAGGAGGGGCTTCGCTGGTGCTTCGCGACGCTCGAGGTCCACGATGTCGCGGACGCCGATGCTCGCGGCTCGGAGCCGATCTATGCCGGCGGCGTCATGGTCGGGCGCGCGACCAATGGCGGCTACGGCTGGCGGGTCGGCAAGAGCCTGGCGCTGGCGATGCTCGAGCCGGCCCATGCGGCGCCGGGCACGCGGCTGGAGATCAGGATCCTCGGCAGGCTCCACCCGGCCACGGTGATCGACGAAAGCCCGTTCGATCCGGACAACGAGCGTCTGAAGGCCTGA
- a CDS encoding FkbM family methyltransferase, with product MSRLSHAARIAVSLGLPAGLLDRAPALLGTRYLAKAAIRARFGRGKPFVMVNVGACDGVLFDDVTPWLHRIPNARAVLVEPIPYNQQRLRRNYPDTERFVIEPVAITRETGTISIRTFEAEALEAGTLPIEFIGCSSVTDTNLMSGKDAWGTEDANFSNFAHHLKDISVPSEPLQTVLDRNRLDHIDAFLVDCEGADWMVFDQFDIARYRPGMIKVEIGALPAAEIGKVIVKLKTAGYSVGFYGEDVWAFA from the coding sequence ATGTCCCGTCTGTCGCATGCCGCTCGCATCGCCGTTTCGCTGGGGCTCCCGGCGGGCCTCCTCGACCGCGCCCCCGCCCTGCTGGGCACGCGCTACCTCGCCAAGGCGGCGATCCGCGCGCGCTTCGGCCGGGGTAAGCCGTTCGTCATGGTCAATGTCGGCGCCTGCGACGGCGTCCTCTTCGACGACGTCACGCCCTGGCTGCACCGCATCCCCAATGCCCGCGCCGTGCTGGTCGAGCCGATCCCATACAATCAGCAGCGCCTGCGCAGGAACTACCCGGATACGGAGCGCTTCGTCATCGAGCCGGTGGCGATCACCCGCGAGACGGGGACGATCTCCATTCGCACCTTCGAGGCGGAGGCGCTGGAAGCCGGCACGCTGCCGATCGAGTTCATCGGCTGCTCCTCGGTCACCGATACCAACTTGATGTCCGGCAAGGATGCCTGGGGCACGGAGGACGCGAACTTCTCGAACTTCGCTCACCACCTGAAGGACATCAGCGTGCCGTCGGAGCCGCTGCAGACCGTTCTCGACCGCAACCGGCTCGACCACATCGACGCCTTTCTGGTCGATTGCGAGGGCGCCGACTGGATGGTGTTCGACCAGTTCGACATCGCCCGCTACCGCCCCGGCATGATCAAGGTCGAGATCGGCGCCCTGCCGGCGGCGGAGATCGGCAAGGTGATCGTCAAGCTGAAGACCGCCGGCTACAGCGTCGGCTTCTACGGCGAGGACGTCTGGGCCTTCGCCTGA